The stretch of DNA CCCTCCAGCGAGGAGTGAGGGCGGGCGGGCGGGACGacccaggcggcggcggcgtcatGGAGGCAGCGGAGAGAGGCGGCGGGGCACTGCCGCTTGCCGTGCGGGAGCTCATCGCCGGCGGGGTCGCCGGTGGCGTCGCCAAGTCCGCCGTGGCGCCGCTCGAGCGCGTCAAGATCCTCCTCCAGGCACGTATGACCGATCCTCTATCTCCAGCGCAATTCATTCCGGCTCCTGATTACGCTCTCTCAGGATGGGGAATGCGATTCCTGAATATGCTCTATATCCTCGTCGAATGTTCCCGTGACATATTTTGCTACAATTTTAGATGCGATTTTGTGAGGTTGGTGTTACCAAAGAATCTTGGACGGTCGGCTCTCTGTCAGAGGAGGGCGCATGCTCCTCTTTCTTGCTAGGTTATGCAGTTCTTGTCGCCCGAAATAATGCAGCGAGGGTTTTGAGTCATCATCGTTAGATGCTTTCTAATGTGATAAGCTAGGCGGTAGCATTCGCATTCTCTCCTGGGTATGTGATTTAAAATTCGCACATGATCCTTAGATGGTTTATACTGTTACAGAGCATGTGCAGAATTCGGTACAAGTGTTTTGCAGGTTTTGGCATGGTTCTTTGCAACTTTGTTTTGTCGAAATATGCAATCTGAGAactatttgtattgaactatttatgGATAAATGTCTTCAAGTGTTTGACACAAGTATGTGATGTATTAGAGTAGACACATACTACAAGTTAGGTGTGGATTTATTCAAACTGTGACCTCAGTTAATTCCTGCTCTCAAGGAAATTAAGTTCGGACCACTAATAAATGCAGATTTGGAAAAAATAAAATTGAGAATTGTTGACTGTTAAATTGTAACCGAGGTTCTAGGTTGAGAAGCATTGGTATCCTCCTCAGTAAACTCTTGCTTCCTGAACTACTGCTTGATCGCAAACCCTATTTATGCTTAGCTCCAACAGTATTATTGAGTATATAATGATGAGATAAGGCAATGTCAATTCTTGAAATGAAAAACTTTGTAAGGAAGAAGTCCCTGGGGCTACTATTTTTTTTTTCTGGGAGGGGAACACTCATTGGGTATTGGTCAGAAAATCATGGTCTAGAAATATATTTGGAAGGAAAAAGGGCCTAGATTAGCAAACATCTGTGATTGAACTGATGTTAGCATGGAGTACTGCTAGTATATTTCTACTTTTGCAGTAACCTTGGATGAAGAGGATTAGGTTGTGGTCATGAAGAATATAATAATCTAACTAACTCTATGCAAAATGGAATCCCATGGGGATTTTCACACAGCAAAATTGGTCCCAACTTGAGTTACCTCCTGGCCAAACCATAATAATTCCAAATCACATGGTGTGCAACTGAAGAATGTTGCATTATGAGTTTTTCAAACAGCAGCATAAATTATCTGTTTTTTATGATCCTACTCTTAAACTGGTCATAGATCAAATGAGTAAACAAAAATAATTATATTctcagtttcaaccactttgttgGCACGACTTTGACATTTATGCTTGTACAGAACCACCTCCTTGCAACTTTGCATGGTAGTTGTTTAACTCTCGTATGGTTAAAATTTTCTGTTGGTGGTTTCAGACTAGAAGAGCAGAATTCCGTGGGTCTGGATTGGTTGGATCGTTTCGGACAATCTATCAGACAGAAGGTCCCTTAGGGTTTTACAGGTTTATTGCTTCTTAGTATATACGTAACAAATGTAGCCTAGCAATATATACTTGTATAGTGCAAACTTAAGCTGACTTTTGAATTGCTTTTCATAAGGGGCAATGGTGCCAGCGTTGCTAGGATCGTTCCTTATGCAGCTTTGCATTACATGGCATACGAAGAGTATCGCCGATGGATCATTCTTGGTTTTCCTAATGTTGAGCAAGGGCCTGTTCTTGATCTAGTGGCCGGATCAATAGCTGGAGGAACAGCAGTCGTATCCACATATCCGCTTGATCTGGTTCGCACAAAGTTGGCTTATCAGGTTAGCTTAGTTCTTGTGTCCTTAACTGCAGAGGAAAACAATACTTCTCCAGTATGGTTCTATAAGTTCGCTTTTGATGTTGTTCTATGAAATAATATAACAGCAACGTTTTTGGGTGATACTGATGTTGCTGTGTTTGAGTGGATCTGTCTAGCTACTAGTTTGCTCTTAGTCTTATATGAGTATAGACTCATTTCGTTCAGTTTGTGGTACTGTACTGTTCAACTCAGCACTAAGTGATTAATAATCAGCTGCAGGTCAAAGGTGCAGTGAACCTCAGTTTAAGAGAATCTAAGCCCTCCGAACAGGTTTATAAAGGTATCCTTGATTGTGTGAAAACAATATACAGGCAAAATGGCTTGAAAGGCCTATACCGTGGCATGGGTACGCTATATTTTTTGTAATTCCAAATTTTGCTCAAGGCCAAGATTTCATTCTTGGGACAAAGGGCTTTGTTGTTATTGCCAAGATTTCATTATGTTGCTGTATTAACTAACTTCTTGTCCAGCTCCATCATTATATGGAATCTTCCCTTATTCCGGTCTTAAATTCTATTTCTATGAGAAGATGAAGACTCATGTTCCTGAAGAGCACAGAAAAGATATCATACCGAAACTTGCTTGTGGATCAGTTGCTGGTTTGTTAGGACAGACAATAACGTATCCCCTTGATGTTGTTAGGCGGCAAATGCAGGTATAATTACCTTCATTGTTTGTGGTTGTTAAACATCTTGGTTGTTCTAAAGAAGATTTTGATGCATTGGTTTTAGGTTCAGGCGTTCTCATTGTCCAACCTCGTGAAGGGGAAAGGAACATTTGGAAGCCTTGTTATGATAGCGAAACATCAAGGTTGGAAGCAACTGTTTTCAGGACTATCTATCAACTATTTGAAGGTGAGACACTTATAACACTAGTAACTAGTAATTGTGTACGCCCATTGTACATTAATATCAGGCAAGATATTAATTGATTCTTAATTGTATTGCATGTTATTAGGTAAGATGTAAATTGCATGTTAATATTAGATAGGATATAGTTACTCAGTTAACGCTGACATTGATATTAGGCATGATATTAAGGGAGGGCTGTAAATGTGTCTAGCGGTAAACATGTTTAACGTTAAACACCAGAGTGACGTAAACCATTGGATAGACATAGACGCGGTTGAACGGTTAAGATTTGTTGAATTTGTGCAACTCGCAAGATATAGATAATTAATTGTCTTTAAAATGCCCATCTATTTGCTGACGACAAATGTAGACATATGTGGCTGGAACACAGCAGTACCCGTTTGTCGTCAGTGTGGGCAGCCTTGTACTTATTATAAAAAATTTAAAAAGGCTGGCCTATAACTTCTTGAGTGTACTGTCATTCCAAATCTCCACATTCCTTTGTTCATTTTGCACTTGTGCTGTTATGTCAATTTATTAATCGACTAGGCTCAGATTTTCTTGGCTCGGAATATTTCATTAACAATTGTTGCTCCCTCTATGTGATCATGCTTTAAGAAGTTCTAAATCGGAATATTCAGTGTATTTTTGTCTTGTGTCTATTTTATAGGTAAAATTAGTCCCATGCTTAACAACTATTGATGTATATAGTTATGCACATTGCATATGTAACATGTGTCTTCTTTGAAGTACAGTTTGTGTTCAAGGTGAAAGCATAATTTTTCTTAATTTCTCCTTTTTTTTACAGGTCGTCCCATCAGTAGCCATAGGGTTCACTGTTTATGACTCGATGAAGGATTGGCTTAATGTTCCATCTAGAGAGCAGGCAGCTGTGGTTGTCCCTGTGTTGTCAGAAGACGGAAGTAATGCTGCCCCTGTTCACTCCAGTTAGAACTACTAGTTACCGTTTCTGGTGGCGCAACGCCTTCAGTGCCTTATATTCAATTGGCATGTAGGATGTAGCATAGTATTCTTTCTTGGAGCTGCACCCTTGCAGTTCTTAGGCTCGTCTCGTATAGTACAAATAATAGCTCTACCCTTCAATAAGCCCATAAGCAGCAGCTGCAGATGCCAAAAAAGAGAAGGTCTCGACTTTTATCAAGAGAAGTAGAAGTAGAGGTACTGAGGTAGAATTCCTTCCTGTCGAAGAAAGGTAGAATTCCTTGCTGTAAAGAAAAGCAAGTATAATTCCTTGCATCTTAGTATTGATTATTGTGGAAATTCACATTGTAATAGTTTCTGTATAAATGATCGGATAGTTTCTACCAACATGTAAACTTCTTGGTGAAGTcagaattcagagccttttgctgcCTCTGCCTATTGTAGTATGGGACCGGCTATACACAAGTccctgaaaatttattttgggtaaGCCGATTTTCTGAGCCATTAGATTGAGATCTGACAACTgtccttctttcttcttcctcctacAAAATCGACTTGACCAAGTTTTAAATGCAGTCAACTTTTGCGTTGTAGTATTACTTCTGATTTTTGCAGAACCAGGCTCTcttataagggcatgtacaatggttgataacataatcttatcttaagttttgcatgtaatttagcgatgataaaaatatatatttacaatgggtcatctcttagtcttatcttcaataattagttatttctaaaaatatggtgagacatattgtttTAAGAGGTCATCTCTTGTCTTATTTTAAATAAGAGAAAACAAACcttttcttatgatttctctctcctccacctcatcatcatttatcctacatggcattgctaagatagaaccattATACATGCCCTAACTTGTTCTTCCACGTGGAGCTCTGAACCACGGTCCTAGCAACCCGCAAGGGTAGAAGTAACATAATTGCTTTAAAACGCAGTTGCGCTTTTTCGTTGTCTCAAGCGCACGCTCTTATCCCCCGTCTCTCTCCCTTCTGGTCCTAATGGATAATGAAAATAAAACCAACAAGGAGTCCACGGAGAGGACTTGACATGTAGGAAAAGCACATGTACTAAAAAAACACTTtcgatatgtgtttgtcatagtagatcACATttcctgtcatgcatgtacattcatgacgattttgtgacagaatcaagacagtcaaacatgtgccgtcgtagaagtgttccatgacaataccaaaattatcatcactgaagtgtccatttccatgacgataaatgacgcattatggaagtgctttcatcaagggtaaccgacacgtgtcaTCCATCGTAACAGGTCGCGGTTAAGCTATCAGGTCTAGTTTTAGATCCGATAACCCCTTAACAACAACGATCAAtgacgattttccacgtgtaaaaatcTCATTGGCAGAAGGAACCACATGTCAACTCCGTGattggacagatgtcatccagcCAATGGATGggatgcgcctatgatacgtcgacacgtggcttggCCCAACAGTGGTCCATTTAGGTCAAAAGGTTGGCCTGTTTGACTTGATCAAAAGGTAGCGGGCTGGGTCACAAAAGCctgtaacggcttgttcgcatatagcccatttacagcccactaactcgtgacccattatggcctatccgaattaggcctagcagCGTCATCTGGGCCCTCCAATATGATTCTAACCCGTCgtaacttccgacccatgtatgacccatgatgtctttcggcccatatgaggccctttctaAATCAGAGCCTTTTaagggcccgtggtgaaactgacccataATAAATAGTGAATCGCTTTACactcattaacgacccattattccgttgggtcgtttccatcccatgttaccttttggccttctaagggcccatttattcttgggctcatttccagcatacgattacttacggtccgttactagCATGTTCCGTTGATGGACCAAATTCAGCCcgtgcccgtggttacagtcggctcgtttgtggtccgttaatccagtgggctgttttcatagcatccTCTAGTACTGCCATTAATGACACGTTATGCCTGTCGATAGAATTAAGCCCGTTATACATATTGGATGTATAAATTGCATGATGTATTGATTCAGTGCAATGTGCACGGTATTTATAAGTACAAGGTGGGGCCTCtacctcaatctatacaacaaactagagaggtgggcctagtcaatatacatgcacaaataacatactcaacaccccccgcagtcgaagcggcaccgcagctgacgcaaagactggaccggaactcctcaaaaGACGCtgtaggcaagcccttggtcatgatattggcaaattgttgggaagtagggacgtgtaaaacacgaatatggccaagaGCCACCTGTTCCCAAACAAagtgaatatccaactcaatatgcttggtccgatGATGATGTaccgggttagcggagaggtagaccgccgagacattgtcgcagtagaccaccgtGGCACGGTCAACAGGGCAGGAAAGCTCCTGAAGCAGCTGACAAAGCCATGAATACTCGGCGACGACGTTGGCCACTacacgatactcagcctcagcactggaacgagagaccgtaggttgccgcttggacgaccacaaGATAAGTGAGGatccaaggtagacacaatagcccgaaGTGGAATGACGAGTGTCAGGACTGCtcgcccagtctgcatcggagtaggcggtgagggcAGTGTCGGTGGAGGCGTGAAGCgtgacgccaagatccatagtgccacagacATAGCGGAGAATCCTCTTGACGGCAGCATAGTGAACGTCTCGAgaagcatgcatatgaagacacacctgctgcacggcatactggatctccggtcgagtgagggtgaggtactgaagagcaccaacaatagaccgatagaaagcaacatccgaagcaggagaaccatccgtggcagaaagcttggccttcgtatcaacaggcATAGCggtgggcttgcagttaagcatgccggcgcgctccaggagctcgtgaGTGTATTTCCGCTGATGGAGGAAGAAGCCATCCGGACAGCGCACCACCtcaacaccgaggaagtagtgcaaagggctcaagtccttgatggcgaactcagcgcgaagacgagccatgagctgactgaggagaccagcggtacatgccgtcaggatgatgtcgtcgacatagagtaGCAAGTAGGTCGTGTCTGCGGTGGTGGGTATCCTCCGTACGACTGCGGAGCCGCGTATTACGCCTGGTGCGCCAGTGGGCGCGGCAGGGGAAGCATCGGTGCAGGAGCCCGTGGAACCGGCATGGTGTATGCATGGACGACACCGGTCCAGGGGTTGTAGCCGGAGGCCCATGGGGGCGGCACCTGGAGCTGCTGTGGCGCCTaaaactgctgctgctgttggccaGCTTGCTGCGGCTGCTGCCGCGGACCGCCGCGGTGGCCACCGCGGTGCTTTTCAGCGGGAGGAGCGGGGGGCGCGGGTGGGCCGTACGGCAGTGGTAGGAGCCCCGGCTCCTGGGGCGCCAGAAAATGCGCCTGATGACACTGCTGGGTTGCCGGGGCAGCGGGAGGCACCGGAGGCCCGCCGCGGGTggtgccggcggcgagggcggTGTGGATGGCGCGCGTCTTCACTTGCTTAATCCGCCGCTCCTCCAAGCGGAGATATGCAACGAACTTGGAGAAGGACGGGTTGGGGATGAGGCTGAGGTTCCCCGCGGCattgccgaagtcctcgttgagcccggcggtgagcgtgctgaggaggaggtcatCATCGATCTTGGCGCCAATATCACGAAGCTCGTTAGCGAGAGTCTTAAGGCAGCGACAATAGTCGTCGATGGAGGTGTTGTCCTGATGACACCCAAAGAACTCTTGCTGCAGAAAAACGCGACGCTggagcttgttgtcggtgaagagcccGTTCAGCTTGGTCCACGTGGTGCATGCATCATCACCGTTCATCACGACCGTCTGGAAGAGGTCGGGCGTGATGGTGAGGAAAAAccaatggatgatcgtggtgtcgaTGGTGGACCAGTCATGAAACTCGGGGACGAGGCTGGAGTCGACGGTGCCGTCCACGTGGTCCATGAGATGATACTCCCGGAACACGAGGGAGAAATACGTCTTCCACGCATGGTAGGAGGAGTCCGCCTGGGAGAGACGAACCGGCACCCGCTCGAAGATGTTGAGCTTGCGGATGTCGTTGACATCGGGAGGGTTGGCGTCGGCGAACGGGTTTGAGTTGGTGAACGCGGAGGAGGTGACTGACGACATGGCGCTCGGTGGCAGCAGCGGCTGActaggcgaggtggctcggcgcggcCTGGCGAGCAGGATATCTGGAAGGAGGCGCGAGCGAGCGATGGGATCGCGCGGGCGGCTGGCGTACTGAAGCGATCGGGACAGTTGGCTGGCGGGATGCAACGCTGGCGAGGCTGGCGGGTCGGGCACAGCTAGCGGAGCCGGGGGGAGCGCGATCTCGCGGGCGGCTGGCGTACCGAAGCGATCGGGCACGAGCGAGATGGCGGGATGCGACGCGGGGTTAGCACGCGCGGGCGGGCCGTGGAGCGATGCGACATGCGGATAGCGCGCGCGTGACGGGCGGCGGCCAGCGCTGGGGTGCGGTGGCGGCAGCGcgggaggaggcgcggcggcggaagcTAGGGGTTTAGAACCTAAAAAACTGATACCATATTGGATGTATGAATTGCACGATGTATTGATTCGGTGCCATGTGCACGGTATATATAAGTACAAGGTGGGGCCTCtacctcaatctatacaacaaactaGAGAGGTGAGCCTAGTCAATATACATGCACAAAGAACATACTCAACAATACAtaccggcctattaatggcccattatggtcggcccataaaCAGATGGTTCCCATTCTAGATCATTTACGACCCACATTGCGGACCACTACTGGTCCACAAGTAGTACAACCCATGTTTGACCAATCAatcatacgacccatagaaggcccattgattctacAGCCCATAGACGAcccatatatatatgtatgtatgtatatgtactatggtcactgtattgtctatatcattctagtttatgttgccaaatcaagatagagacacagttcaaatcatatcttcttaagacacaacaacatagatagaatataagtgtgggaaactacacaacactaacaacacttgtaatgtgcatgacatgagaatataattgtttatacaactgaaactaaaatcaacatagagcaagaagttagaagaacaatctagttaaagaaataggtttaaaacataactgttgcgccattggagtttctattggatccttcaaatttgaaattagtttgtatgagtaaatacagtgatgcaagagtaaAGGAGTTTGCACTATCACTACGGAACCTGACatgagaatagttgctcttctgctttaaacatggagttcgGGTTcgttgtggtggtcttcgtgctttgggcagtgAAGTTGCCTTACAAACTGctcatgtgggggtactctgtggaggACATGGTGCTGTGTCAATTAGAAGTGGGTTACTGTCTGTTGGGGTCGAGGTTAGATGGGGTGTAGATCGTTCTCTGTCCATTGGTGTAGGTgtacaatctggaagagtctcaattatgtgtggtggggctagttcatgggccagtacaaccatggttctatttgCATCGACGAGTAGCACCGTCTTTTTTGAAGAACGGGGTTTTACTCCCTTAGATACCgctatcaccccctccaattcaaatggctgataaacaagaaaagaaattgaatgaacagacattgtatgatagacagatgtggtaattcacatatatgttgtctaaccaaacatgacagcatgacacagtttcacatatatgatggctaactaaacaggatagcatgacatagtttcagatatatgatggataacttaacaggatatgacATAGTTCAACATAAGATGAGTATCTAAATAGGATGACACGACAtagctatatgatgtctttctaaaataggatgggatgaaataattcacacatatgttgtctaagtatacaagatgccatgatataattcacataattGTCGCATATACTAAGCAGCCAGCACTAGCATGTAtggtctctaaactaagcagatggcactgaatattgtgtatatgtaggatcgaaagtaggtctagaggggggggggggtgattagactacttgaccaaataaaaatctagccttttcccaattttaagtcttggcagattttagtaaCTTAGCACAAgtaaagcaatcaacctacacatgcaattcttagAGTGTAGTAGcgaaaagtaaaacattgcatatgaaggtaaagggaagggtttggagagggcaaacacaatgtagacacagagattttttgcgtggttccgataggtggtgctatagtaCGTCCAcactgatggagacttcaacccacgaagggtaacggctgcgtgagtctacggagggctccacccatgaagggtccatgaggaagcaaccttgtctatcccatcatggatatcgcccatgaaggacttgcctcgcttgggtagatcttcacgaagtaggcgatctccttgtccttacaaactccttggttcaactccacaatcttgtcagaggctcccaagtgacacctaaccaatctaggagacaccactctccaaaaggtaatagatggtatgatgatgatgaactccttgc from Triticum dicoccoides isolate Atlit2015 ecotype Zavitan chromosome 6A, WEW_v2.0, whole genome shotgun sequence encodes:
- the LOC119316697 gene encoding mitochondrial carrier protein CoAc2-like isoform X2, with the translated sequence MEAAERGGGALPLAVRELIAGGVAGGVAKSAVAPLERVKILLQTRRAEFRGSGLVGSFRTIYQTEGPLGFYRGNGASVARIVPYAALHYMAYEEYRRWIILGFPNVEQGPVLDLVAGSIAGGTAVVSTYPLDLVRTKLAYQLQVKGAVNLSLRESKPSEQVYKGILDCVKTIYRQNGLKGLYRGMAPSLYGIFPYSGLKFYFYEKMKTHVPEEHRKDIIPKLACGSVAGLLGQTITYPLDVVRRQMQAFSLSNLVKGKGTFGSLVMIAKHQGWKQLFSGLSINYLKVVPSVAIGFTVYDSMKDWLNVPSREQAAVVVPVLSEDGSNAAPVHSS
- the LOC119316697 gene encoding mitochondrial carrier protein CoAc2-like isoform X3, whose product is MEAAERGGGALPLAVRELIAGGVAGGVAKSAVAPLERVKILLQTRRAEFRGSGLVGSFRTIYQTEGPLGFYRGNGASVARIVPYAALHYMAYEEYRRWIILGFPNVEQGPVLDLVAGSIAGGTAVVSTYPLDLVRTKLAYQVKGAVNLSLRESKPSEQVYKGILDCVKTIYRQNGLKGLYRGMAPSLYGIFPYSGLKFYFYEKMKTHVPEEHRKDIIPKLACGSVAGLLGQTITYPLDVVRRQMQAFSLSNLVKGKGTFGSLVMIAKHQGWKQLFSGLSINYLKVVPSVAIGFTVYDSMKDWLNVPSREQAAVVVPVLSEDGSNAAPVHSS
- the LOC119316697 gene encoding mitochondrial carrier protein CoAc2-like isoform X1; this translates as MEAAERGGGALPLAVRELIAGGVAGGVAKSAVAPLERVKILLQTRRAEFRGSGLVGSFRTIYQTEGPLGFYRGNGASVARIVPYAALHYMAYEEYRRWIILGFPNVEQGPVLDLVAGSIAGGTAVVSTYPLDLVRTKLAYQVKGAVNLSLRESKPSEQVYKGILDCVKTIYRQNGLKGLYRGMAPSLYGIFPYSGLKFYFYEKMKTHVPEEHRKDIIPKLACGSVAGLLGQTITYPLDVVRRQMQVQAFSLSNLVKGKGTFGSLVMIAKHQGWKQLFSGLSINYLKVVPSVAIGFTVYDSMKDWLNVPSREQAAVVVPVLSEDGSNAAPVHSS